A stretch of the Cyprinus carpio isolate SPL01 chromosome B4, ASM1834038v1, whole genome shotgun sequence genome encodes the following:
- the LOC122137193 gene encoding uncharacterized protein LOC122137193, translating to MINISYFKGKSVKQKMSGKKKQYSKEKLKEAAEEVKAGASLRATAKKKGIPHITLQDYIKNKYVHTPQPNLALTPGEEEVLLSFIFWMSDHGFPVTRSLVKVLAVGIIKERGRTETTTVNLEKGPSDVWWSRFKAHHPELASRTADSLDRARGHQSVLQSVRGPLCEAQAGEQASITVMRLALEKPCSREKVLSQNGRKHVYQQQQTTREHITVHCCVNAAGDSIPPFKAGICPLSRAAVDTTQLVRVLPSADGSEATPSITSPTDTSTITQTPCPTCNFNRVANKNDLMVAAGVISEGLAWRRR from the exons ATGATTAACATATCATATTTCAAAGGAAAGTCAGTAAAGCAAAAGATGTcaggaaagaaaaaacagtacTCAAAGGAGAAGTTAAAGGAGGCAGCTGAGGAAGTAAAGGCAGGAGCAAGTTTAAGggcaacagcaaaaaaaaagggCATTCCCCACATCACTCTACAggactatataaaaaataaatatgtccaCACCCCTCAACCTAATTTGGCCCTGACACCTGGAGAGGAAGAGGTTCTCCTTTCCTTTATATTCTGGATGTCAGACCATGGCTTCCCAGTTACTAGATCCCTTGTCAAGGTGCTGGCTGTTGGGATCATTAAGGAGAGAGGCAGAACCGAGACCACCACTGTAAACCTCGAGAAGGGGCCAAGTGATGTGTGGTGGTCCAGGTTCAAGGCCCACCATCCAGAATTGGCCTCAAGGACAGCAGATTCCCTGGACAGAGCCAGAGGCCATCAAAGCGTTCTTCAGAGTGTACGAGGCCCTTTATGTGAAGCACAAGCTGGAGAACAAGCCTCTATAACTGTGATGAGACTGGCTTTGGAGAAGCCTTGTTCCAGGGAGAAGGTCCTGAGCCAGAATGGGAGGAAACATGTATATCAACAGCAGCAGACGACCAGGGAGCACATCACGGTCCACTGCTGTGTGAATGCAGCCGGGGACAGCATTCCACCCTTCAAGGCTGGCATCTGTCCTCTGTCCAGGGCTGCTGTGGACACAACCCAG TTGGTGAGAGTGCTCCCATCTGCAGATGGTAGTGAGGCCACACCATCCATCACGTCACCTACCGACACATCAACCATCACTCAAACACCTTGTCCCACCTGTAACTTTAATAGAGTGGCTAACAAAAATGACCTGATGGTGGCAGCAGGTGTAATTTCAGAGGGTCTGGCATGGAGGAGAAGGTGA